The DNA segment tcttttcaatttttttttattattattttattattatgctTGATATTTTGTGGTTTGCCAGTTCCTTAAGTGCTTGTCTAGGTGGCCATTGAAATTGATACTACCTTCTGTGTAGGTCATGTGGAAGATCAATGCTTCATAAAACAGCCAAAGTGGAATTTCATCCCCTTGGAGTAATTGGAGCTATTGTTTCATGGAACTATCCATTTCACAACATTTTTAATCCCATGTTGGCAGCAGTCTTCTCAGGGAACAGCATTGTGATTAAGGTGCTCTATCTTGTCAAACAATCTTAACAGGATATAGTATGAAGTACCTCATTGTTCAATTCTGCTTTCAGAATTTATTCATGTAACGCATAGCTCTGATATTTTCCCGGAATCTGCTACCACAGTTACTTCGgattttttaatgaaatattaTAGTAAAAACTGTTAATCAAAATGTGGCAAAAACTAGAGGATTTTGTTTTTATAACAATCCGGGGTTCCAAGCCTCTCGAATTTAGCCTAAAATCGAGGTTAGAGTTCTCGAATTTCAagtttttaatctttttttgcTTTTCGTGTGAAGTGTGAACTGATCTACACTTGGACTGACTCACGtgaaatttaaaaaactaaaatagtTGGAATCTCGGAGtttaacttttttatttttcgaaatTATGTTGAACCAGTCCAGCTGGGCCTACAACCTACTGTATCCGTAGaatgaattatatatatgtgaaaatcaGAGCTAATTGCAAGAAGAGACGtgaatatttagaagtatgcataTCAATATCACTATCTAATGACTGCTTCTGCAGGTTTCAGAGCATGCAAGTTGGTCGGGGTGTTTCTATTTACGGATAATCCAAGCCGCTCTTGCTGCCATTGGAGCTCCAGAAAATCTAGTTGAAGTTATAACTGGGTATGCTTTTATGCTTTAGTTCTATACTGTGATAACATGATTACTATCACATGAATTTTAAGTTCCTTACAGTTTTGCAGAGACAGGAGAAGCCCTAGTGGCTTCAGTGGACAAAATTATCTTTGTTGGATCACCGGGTGTGGGTAAAATGGTCAGATTCTATCTTGACTTAGAGATTGTTGTGCAATATGTGGATAAGTTACATCAATGCACTTAGCATTGATGTCATTCATAAACTAccatttctaaatttttttggCTCTACTATTAATGCAGATAATGAGGAATGCTGCAGACACATTGATACCAGTTACCCTTGAGCTTGGTGGGAAGGATGCCTTCATTGTCTGTGAAGATGTTGATGTGCCACATGTATGGCAAATTGTTCTCACAGGCTTGTATTGGACTAATGCCTACAATTGTCTGGAATGTCTCAAATTCTACAACTCATTCACaaatgtttaattaattattaaaccataGGTTGCTCAAATTGCTGTGAGAGGAGCTCTGCAATCAAGTGGGCAGAATTGTGCTGGAGCTGAGAGGTTTTATGTTCACAAAGACATTTATTCATCATTTGTTGCTGAAGTTGTAAAAATTGTGAAGTCTGTTACTGCTGTAAGTATCCCGAGTTTACTCTGTGTGATTTGACCTTTGATAAGTAGGTGAATTCCCTGAACTCTGGGCTAGCTAGCAATACGAACATTGAGTGCTTTATGCGTCTACCTGCCTTTATTAatgatattataattaattttagagTAAGTTTAGTCCACAAACATCAAAAGTCATGCTTTAATTGTTGCGGAACCAAAACGCGCCACAGAATGGTAAGATAATTACTTAATGGAGCAGAGTACTGTTTCTGGATGGTGTATATCTTATCTGGCAACCGTAGTTGTAAAATTATTAAGtggaattgttttttttttttttttttgagagtacAAGTACAATATTTCATCAATATTACAACTACACGATACAACAATGTAATGAAACTGCCCGCACAACCGACGGGACTTGAGCATGGACTCGAGACTTGCTTATCTCGAGCGATGAAATGACTtaaatctacctaaataaaCTAGGAAACCTTTACTTCATATTAGTGCAGACAGTCTGAAAGTTATTGATTCCTGTGGTCAACCTAGTTCAGTATGGGTAAACAATTTTCGGGATTGAGTACGTGAGTGGGAAGCGGATaaacaaaaagaaatttttGAGGGCAACTCTTTTAAGTATATTGATTTATGATACCTGAAAGCATGTGGCCCTACATTCATAATTTATGATGTCTCTCTCAGTTCAGTTTGGAATTTGATGTGGCATCTGTGCTGCCTAATCTTTGCTAGGATCTAAAGTTCCGTTTGGACATGTactttaaaaacgtttttagtgttttataagggaaaaaaacttaaaagtatgtgtttggataagatttttgtaaaatgtttttgaaaatattttttagaaaatgttctccaagtatagtttttaaagaGTTGTTAGATGTTTTTAGAATGAAATTATGGAAGACAAAGATGAATAACAttacttttgaaatgttaaaatgtttttatagaatagttgttCAAACACATGTTTTTTCCTAtaacaacttttaaaatattttataaaaagtttttaaaaaatatttttataaaaacgttttaTAAGTACGTGTCCAAACGAAACCTAATAACTTTCTAAGGATTGAAGGTATATGAATACACATAATGTGGCTTTATATGCTATCACCTTTCACTTCAGTCATTACTTCATTCAATCAAATTTATCTTCCTAGTGGATTTTATTGTACAGGGTCCGCCGCTTCTTGGAAAATATGACATGGGAgccatatgcatgcaagagcaTTCTGAAAAGCTCCAGAGTCTGGTAAATGATGCCCTTAACAAAGGAGCGGAAATTGTTGGTAGAGGAAGTGTTGGACATATTGGTGAAGGTGCTGTGGACCAATATTTCCCTCCTACTGTAATTGTTAATGTCAACCACACGATGAAATTGATGCAAGAGGAGGTAGTTCATCTAGTTTGTCCACTGCGATAAAGTATAGTTTGTCCACTGCGATAAAGTTGTAGCCTGTACTAATTTGttcttgattatttatttaaacagGCTTTTGGACCGATATTGCCAATAATGAAATTTAGCTCTGATGAAGAGGCTGTGAAGCTTGCAAATGATTCAAAGTACGGGCTTGGATGTGCCGTGTTTTCTGGCAGTCAATGCCGTGCAAAAGCGATAGCTTCTCAGTTACATTGTGGTATAGCTGCAATTAATGATTTTGCATCAAACTACATGTGTCAGGTAAGCTTTCGTACTAAAAGTATAGTAGTAGTTTTCAATTATTAACTTCTTTCCGGATTTACCATTTCTTTTATAACAATTCGTATCGGCTTCACGTAGTTATATTTCAATTTCTTGCAGTCCCTTCCATTTGGTGGTGTAAAAGACAGTGGATTTGGAAGATTTGCTGGTGTTGAAGGTTTGAGGGCTTGTTGTCTTGTTAAATCCGTAGTCGAGGACAGATGGTGGCCGTTAATTAAAACTAAAATTCCTAAGCCGATCCAGGTTAGTTTCAGAAGCTTATTTCTCTAGACATTTTTTCCTTACATCAAGAAGGCAAAATACTGGACATAAAAAAGTTCAATACCGTGATTAAAAATATGGTCttctatttatggtttccgtgTTTTTCCCATCTGCATTGATGCGTTTCTTCCAATATGCAGTATCCCATTTCGGAGAATGGCTTCGGGTTTCAGGAATCACTcgttgaggctttgtatggctTAAACATATGGGATCGTTTGCGAGCATTGGTGGATGTTCTGAAGATTATTTCGGAGAAGAACCATTCTCCTCCTAAGAAGGGTAAAAAAAAAACGGATTAGAAGTGTGTGGTTGGACATGAATGTAATTTGTCAAGAATTTCCTGTAAGTctctcattttttatttatttttttttttcgggcctTGGGATACTTTCTCATCTAGAATTGGTGTAAAATGG comes from the Henckelia pumila isolate YLH828 chromosome 1, ASM3356847v2, whole genome shotgun sequence genome and includes:
- the LOC140890707 gene encoding aldehyde dehydrogenase 22A1 encodes the protein MAFWLPIFVFAAAYAICKFLLLLIPSNVPSIDVDASDVWDDGNQTKENSFIYVPSRRQTDKVQCYEPATMKYLGYFPALKPDEVKERVAQARKAQKIWAKSTFKQRRQFLRILLKYIIEHQKLICEVSSRDTGKTMVDASLGEIMTTCEKITWLLSEGEKWLKTEHRSCGRSMLHKTAKVEFHPLGVIGAIVSWNYPFHNIFNPMLAAVFSGNSIVIKVSEHASWSGCFYLRIIQAALAAIGAPENLVEVITGFAETGEALVASVDKIIFVGSPGVGKMIMRNAADTLIPVTLELGGKDAFIVCEDVDVPHVAQIAVRGALQSSGQNCAGAERFYVHKDIYSSFVAEVVKIVKSVTAGPPLLGKYDMGAICMQEHSEKLQSLVNDALNKGAEIVGRGSVGHIGEGAVDQYFPPTVIVNVNHTMKLMQEEAFGPILPIMKFSSDEEAVKLANDSKYGLGCAVFSGSQCRAKAIASQLHCGIAAINDFASNYMCQSLPFGGVKDSGFGRFAGVEGLRACCLVKSVVEDRWWPLIKTKIPKPIQYPISENGFGFQESLVEALYGLNIWDRLRALVDVLKIISEKNHSPPKKGKKKTD